In the Populus trichocarpa isolate Nisqually-1 chromosome 1, P.trichocarpa_v4.1, whole genome shotgun sequence genome, one interval contains:
- the LOC18108015 gene encoding uncharacterized protein LOC18108015, protein MIISKPFSSKTLLSLTSKNPSSSPLLPYSIFISHFSTSSLAPHHSYSHSLSDSKNVRVSVWWDIENCNVPSGVNVFRVAQAITAALRGNGIKGPVQITAFGDVSQLSRANQEALSSTGINLAHIPNGGKNSADRSLLVDLMCWVSQNPPPAHLFLISGDRDFANVLHRLRMNNYNILLAAKDTAPSVLCSAASIMWQWDSLVKGENLSGKHFNQPPDGPFASWYVHYKGPLEDPFAVVEQPTCLKVEDKPEASSESAVRPIPKAVMKQLCHILSSCPKGMSITDLQSELAKSSVPVDKDLYGYKEFSRFLLSMPHILRLKSDGDGRFVVHCATTKAPEPFQLNPCKSTPTAVDNGRQHITRSSKSNGEDVSASGSVDGKLSLPSSPKPNLKAPPTIMHQPSLAEKSVKMNIQQPPKQMVQPQPLKQMEQPPAVAEKAETVNAKMIEDHLPAVKEHVSSTEVGFFRKFWRRLFGGKVDDSELKSENVLVESFGENLVKKNENTLAEHDRSGESPQKNFEKKSVDSTSQGDDPVDPTVETTRENKTATSSEPHAEILRKSPGLFNQILDWCKFGGDSAVASNDQPTVIHGHMKSDAGKPEVFSEDLFWREMESFIVMKRGSLVISQSRTREQLAQNLQKEGPLVLRSLSESDVLQLVDMIISEKKWVEECPSEAFPFKLSWFVAQSTVGDSRASNGLSSIFMSALSESNLRRQPGHGDKKSQSISHTGVSSPVSVKNPSERSRSEILGDCQKLVKEILKEFPGGYNMDAFRKLFLERYGYNLDAKKLGYPKLASFLQIMPGVKIESNLIIPCNEMAKRSSTGRAVLHNTSSESELFDASKKDDELDSTWEELGPVDNMGSGKMAMQSAIGMKRRRERMRQPYPEYESPLSDDEYSDSEESGVVTRPVGQAKPGFIDENSSLLQMLDSWDDSKEGDDKNQPENLESVLDSFTNGLRSSYSSRLGTKIKTSQRPQKSYSFVADPVENKTEPLVDGILVSLKKPNESRVEG, encoded by the exons ATGATCATCTCCAAGCCCTTTTCTTCAAAAACCCTCCTTTCACTCACTTCAAAAAACCCATCTTCTTCACCATTATTGCCATATTCAATTTTCATCTCGCACTTCTCAACATCATCACTAGCACCTCATCACTCCTACTCTCATTCGCTTTCCGACTCGAAAAATGTTAGGGTTTCAGTGTGGTGGGATATTGAGAACTGCAATGTGCCAAGTGGGGTTAATGTTTTTAGAGTGGCTCAAGCTATTACTGCAGCTCTTAGGGGTAATGGGATTAAAGGGCCTGTTCAAATTACAGCTTTTGGTGATGTTTCGCAACTTTCAAGGGCTAATCAGGAAGCACTTTCTTCGACTGGGATCAACTTGGCGCACATTCCtaatg GTGGAAAGAACAGTGCTGACAGGTCTCTTCTCGTTGATCTTATGTGTTGGGTTTCCCAAAATCCGCCACCTGCCCATCTTTTTCTGATTTCTGGTGATAGGGACTTTGCAAATGTTCTACACCGTTTGAGGATGAACAACTACAATATATTGCTTGCTGCTAAAGATACTGCCCCTAGTGTTCTCTGCAGTGCTGCAAGCATCATGTGGCAGTGGGATTCTTTGGTCAAAGGGGAAAACCTATCTGGAAAGCATTTTAACCAACCCCCTGATGGTCCCTTTGCCTCTTGGTATGTCCATTATAAGGGACCACTAGAAGACCCCTTTGCAGTTGTTGAGCAACCAACATGTTTGAAGGTCGAGGATAAACCTGAGGCTAGTTCAGAGTCTGCAGTTCGTCCAATTCCGAAAGCAGTTATGAAGCAGCTTTGTCACATTTTGAGTTCATGTCCAAAAGGAATGTCAATTACTGACCTTCAAAGCGAGTTGGCAAAAAGTAGTGTGCCTGTTGATAAAGACTTGTATGGATATAAAGAGTTCTCCCGCTTTCTTTTATCCATGCCACATATATTGAGGCTCAAGAGTGATGGTGATGGTCGATTTGTTGTACATTGTGCCACTACAAAAGCTCCTGAACCATTTCAGCTCAATCCATGCAAGTCTACACCTACTGCTGTTGACAATGGAAGGCAACACATTACCAGGTCTTCAAAGTCAAATGGTGAGGACGTTTCTGCTTCTGGGTCTGTGGATGGGAAGTTGTCATTGCCTTCTTCTCCTAAGCCAAATTTAAAAGCGCCCCCAACAATTATGCACCAACCCTCTCTTGCTGAGAAGTCTGTCAAAATGAATATTCAACAACCTCCAAAACAAATGGTACAGCCCCAGCCTTTAAAACAAATGGAACAACCCCCTGCAGTTGCTGAAAAGGCAGAAACGGTTAATGCAAAGATGATTGAGGATCATCTGCCTGCTGTGAAAGAACATGTTTCTTCAACTGAAGTGGGCTTTTTTAGGAAATTCTGGAGAAGATTGTTTGGTGGCAAGGTTGATGATTCAGAATTGAAAAGCGAGAATGTTCTGGTGGAATCTTTTGGAGAAAACTTGGTGAAGAAAAATGAGAACACTTTGGCAGAACATGATCGTTCTGGTGAGAGCCCACAAaagaattttgagaaaaaaagcgTGGATTCTACATCTCAGGGTGATGATCCAGTGGATCCCACTGTGGAAACAACTCGGGAGAATAAAACTGCTACAAGTTCTGAACCACATGCTGAAATATTGAGGAAAAGTCCAGGTTTGTTTAACCAGATATTGGATTGGTGTAAATTTGGGGGAGATAGTGCAGTTGCATCAAATGATCAACCTACTGTAATACATGGGCACATGAAGAGTGATGCGGGGAAACCTGAGGTTTTTTCTGAGGATTTGTTTTGGAGAGAAATGGAATCTTTTATTGTCATGAAGAGAGGATCACTTGTTATCTCACAATCCAGGACCAG GGAACAGTTAGCGCAAAATCTGCAAAAGGAAGGACCTTTGGTTCTTAGATCTCTGAGTGAAAGTGATGTCCTTCAACTGGTGGATATGATAATATCGGAGAAGAAATGGGTAGAAGAATGTCCATCTGAAGCTTTCCCTTTCAAGCTCTCTTGGTTTGTTGCACAGAGTACTGTGGGTGATTCTCGTGCTTCAAATGGACTGAGTTCTATATTTATGAGCGCCCTGTCAGAGTCTAACTTGCGGAGACAACCAGGACATGGAGATAAAAAGAGTCAGAGCATTTCTCACACTGGAGTGTCCTCACCTGTCTCTGTTAAAAACCCTTCTGAAAGGTCTAGGAGTGAGATACTAGGTGACTGTCAAAAGCTTGTCAAAGAGATATTGAAGGAATTTCCTGGAGGATATAATATGGACGCATTTAGAAAGCTGTTCCTTGAGAGGTATGGCTATAACCTTGATGCCAAAAAGCTCGGTTACCCCAAGTTGGCATCCTTCCTTCAGATAATGCCTGGGGTGAAAATAGAATCCAATCTTATCATTCCTTGCAATGAAATGGCTAAACGTTCAAGCACAGGCAGAGCTGTTCTTCATAATACAAGTTCAGAAAGTGAGTTGTTTGATGCATCAAAGAAGGATGATGAATTGGACTCTACATGGGAAGAACTTGGTCCTGTTGACAACATGGGTTCTGGAAAAATGGCAATGCAATCAGCAATAGGGATGAAAAGAAGACGTGAAAGAATGAGGCAACCATATCCTGAATATGAATCTCCTCTCTCAGATGATGAATATTCAGATTCAGAAGAGTCTGGTGTAGTAACTCGTCCTGTAGGGCAGGCAAAGCCTGGATTTATTGATGAAAACAGCTCACTACTGCAAATGCTTGATTCATGGGATGACAGTAAAGAAGGTGACGATAAGAATCAGCCAGAAAATCTGGAAAGCGTGCTTGATTCTTTCACAAATGGTTTGAGGTCATCTTATTCATCCAGACTAGGCACGAAGATCAAAACTTCACAAAGACCTCAAAAGAGCTATTCTTTTGTTGCAGATCCTGTAGAGAACAAAACAGAGCCGCTAGTTGATGGCATATTAGTTAGCTTGAAGAAACCAAATGAGTCTAGGGTGGAAGGTTGA